Genomic window (Deinococcus detaillensis):
ACTGCCGTCCCAGTTGCTGCTCGGTGATTGCCGAATCGGAATCTTGCCGGGAGCGTAGTACCCTGTATTGCCGTCCACGTCGGCATATACGAAGTTCTGACTGGGAGCCACGTAGAATTTGAGGGCTTCGGTGAAATCCGTCCAATTGCGGGCGTAGTTCAGGCCCAAAAAGGCGTCCAGGGTGGTGTCGCCCGGCGCGAGGGCCGTCCACTTGAGGGCCACACGCGGGCCAACCGCCGCCGCGTCACCGCTGACACCGGAGATGATTGGGCCGTGAACGCTTTCGGCCACCGGGAACTCCACATCCGGCTTGCCCTTGACTTTAATGACCTCGGTGCGGGTGGTGAGTTTGGCCCCCTCGGGTTCAATGTAAAGATCTTGCACGTCGGGATTGACGTTGGTGACGCCCCAAGCGAGGCGGTCATTGCGGCCAATCACGATGGCGGGCAGTCCCGGCAAGCTGGCCCCGATGCTGTGGAGAGTCGGCCCTTTAATGTCGGCCAAGTACCACAGCATCGGCGCACTCAGGCCCAGATGCGGGTCGTCGGCCAGAATCGGTTTGCCGCTGGCGGTGCGGCTGCCGCCGATGACCCAATCGTTGCTGCCTTTGCCCGGGGCATTCACAAACCCCAGCGAGCGGGCGGCGGCGAGTTGGGCTTGCAAAGCACGGACAGTGGTTGCGGGCAAGCGGGCCGCGAGCAGAGGCACAGAGCCGCGCCGCGCTCCCGTTCCCAGTTCCTCCGCGCTGAGAATGGTCGGCGCACCTTTCGGGTACGGCGGCAACACCGAGCCGAGCGCGTCAGGGCCGAGTTTTTGCGTGATCTGCTGGCCCAGCAACTCATCTTCCCAGTTGCCGCCGAGGTCGTAGGCCAGCAGCTTGCTCCACGCCACGCTGTCGGTATCGGTCCAGGGTTCGGGCTTAAAACCCAGAATGCGGAACTCCGGCGGCAAGCGGTTCTGAGCGATGCCCGCGTTGACGCCCCGGGTGTAGGCACTGATCATTTCCCGGCTGCGCGGCGAGAGGGCCGGAATGATGCTCTGGGCGGCGCGGTAAAAGCCCCAGGTTCGCAGAAATTTATCCTGATCCAGCGCGGCCTCGCCCAGCACCTCGCTCAGCCGCCCCTGCGCCACGCGGCGCTGAAATTCCATTTGCCACAGGCGGTCTTGGGCGTGAACGAACCCCAG
Coding sequences:
- a CDS encoding penicillin acylase family protein is translated as MRVLRGVGIVVLVLFLLVAGALIYFNSVTNPVLSGALKLPGLKGPVTVTRDRWGVPHIVAEQSDADAVEALGFVHAQDRLWQMEFQRRVAQGRLSEVLGEAALDQDKFLRTWGFYRAAQSIIPALSPRSREMISAYTRGVNAGIAQNRLPPEFRILGFKPEPWTDTDSVAWSKLLAYDLGGNWEDELLGQQITQKLGPDALGSVLPPYPKGAPTILSAEELGTGARRGSVPLLAARLPATTVRALQAQLAAARSLGFVNAPGKGSNDWVIGGSRTASGKPILADDPHLGLSAPMLWYLADIKGPTLHSIGASLPGLPAIVIGRNDRLAWGVTNVNPDVQDLYIEPEGAKLTTRTEVIKVKGKPDVEFPVAESVHGPIISGVSGDAAAVGPRVALKWTALAPGDTTLDAFLGLNYARNWTDFTEALKFYVAPSQNFVYADVDGNTGYYAPGKIPIRQSPSSNWDGSLPTLGDGQHEWTGYIPFEALPHTFNPADNLVVTANNKVVPDSYPYFLANDRNWAEPYRAERITELLSAKDKLTVADVKAVQNDTVSLVWRDLKPYLLTAKPDGDLSSQALERLRDWDGNERADAVPPLIFEAWLMQLQKLSQDELGNTTPVNSLAVLNALKSGSKLCAVNGQGDCNAWLTSTLKAAVTDLSARLGSNPDGWIYGKLHQMTNNHQAFGGVKAIGWLFNRAAPSSGGTNTVDVGRPNPGTYRQTHAPSYRQIIDLSDLNKSVFVGTLGQGGNPVGPHYADQLRLWQRGEYIPMSSDPTDWGRTRVLKLSGE